One segment of Thermodesulfobacteriota bacterium DNA contains the following:
- a CDS encoding ABC transporter substrate-binding protein, whose product MQKKRLLMNVCVSLGFIFLLNVSSHAGNVRGVTEDVIKIGVIIDLTGPTSNIGTVVIEAYRNFIRHLNDQGGVHGRKIKLTVEDDRYSIPAGIAAFKKLVFRDQVLAIMGPMSTAETKTLLMQIERNKMVMLPWAPDESVRVPYKRYVFPGNGFYSDEFGILFNHIINELKAVNPKIALCYPDVEAGKLIKKHAEDWASFYRLKLHMEVIPLGLIDVTSQILSMKRAEVTHVLIFHVAPGIIGMLKDMRKFGLDIPSFGLSPGCTEDVVRIAGKASGNYKATGQHSSWYEDYTAVKKMREISLKYNPDAEKAYGFKLYSFGWLIATILEQGLRRAGKDLDGEKLADALETLKDFDTGGLSSPVTYTPTMHHGLRYNKLFRADPASGRLVPITDWVLPPSRK is encoded by the coding sequence ATGCAAAAAAAGAGGCTATTGATGAACGTTTGTGTTTCTTTAGGTTTCATATTTTTGTTGAATGTATCTTCGCACGCTGGAAACGTGAGGGGGGTGACCGAGGACGTGATAAAGATTGGTGTAATAATCGATCTTACAGGTCCTACATCTAACATTGGCACGGTTGTAATTGAAGCTTATCGAAACTTTATACGGCATTTAAATGATCAGGGAGGGGTACACGGAAGGAAAATCAAGTTGACTGTGGAGGACGACCGTTATTCCATACCCGCGGGGATAGCTGCGTTTAAGAAACTCGTTTTTCGCGATCAGGTCCTCGCGATCATGGGACCGATGTCTACTGCGGAGACAAAAACGTTGCTTATGCAGATTGAAAGGAATAAGATGGTTATGCTGCCATGGGCCCCTGATGAGTCGGTAAGGGTCCCGTACAAGAGGTATGTATTTCCTGGGAACGGCTTCTATTCTGATGAATTCGGAATTCTCTTCAATCATATTATCAATGAATTGAAGGCTGTCAACCCCAAAATAGCCTTGTGCTATCCCGATGTGGAAGCTGGCAAGCTCATCAAAAAGCATGCGGAGGATTGGGCCAGCTTCTATCGTCTGAAGCTGCACATGGAGGTTATACCTCTAGGTCTTATTGATGTTACGTCTCAAATCCTGAGTATGAAGAGAGCCGAGGTAACCCATGTATTAATATTTCACGTCGCACCTGGTATAATCGGTATGCTTAAAGACATGAGAAAGTTTGGGTTGGACATACCTTCGTTCGGGTTATCCCCCGGGTGCACAGAAGACGTTGTCAGAATTGCAGGCAAAGCGTCTGGAAACTATAAAGCGACCGGTCAGCACAGCTCATGGTATGAGGATTATACTGCTGTGAAAAAGATGAGGGAAATAAGCTTGAAATATAACCCTGACGCCGAGAAAGCTTATGGATTCAAGCTGTATTCATTCGGGTGGCTTATAGCTACTATTTTGGAACAGGGGTTAAGGAGGGCAGGAAAAGATTTGGATGGGGAGAAACTGGCGGATGCGCTGGAGACCTTAAAGGATTTTGACACGGGTGGTTTGTCGAGCCCTGTTACCTATACTCCTACCATGCACCACGGGCTTAGGTATAATAAACTTTTCAGGGCTGATCCTGCAAGTGGCAGATTGGTACCTATAACTGATTGGGTGCTGCCACCCTCTAGAAAATGA
- a CDS encoding M48 family metallopeptidase, giving the protein MTPKKSNHKERLNNFDEFKAEVNRWVEKIKVRPRQLRIQTMKKKWASCSSKGLVCFSTDLLKEPIDFQKYVIIHELLHLQIPNHGRLFKSLMSAYLPDWGNILKQRNTKLEREI; this is encoded by the coding sequence ATGACACCGAAAAAAAGTAACCATAAAGAAAGGCTAAATAATTTTGATGAATTTAAGGCTGAAGTCAACCGATGGGTTGAAAAGATAAAAGTTAGACCCCGGCAGCTTAGAATTCAGACTATGAAAAAGAAGTGGGCATCCTGTTCTTCAAAAGGGTTGGTATGCTTCAGTACCGATCTTCTTAAAGAACCAATAGATTTTCAGAAATATGTGATAATTCACGAGCTGCTGCATTTACAGATTCCTAATCATGGCAGGCTATTTAAAAGTCTAATGAGTGCATACCTACCTGACTGGGGAAATATACTAAAACAACGGAACACTAAGTTAGAAAGAGAAATATAG